In Arcobacter sp. F2176, the following are encoded in one genomic region:
- the hemC gene encoding hydroxymethylbilane synthase has protein sequence MKKIVIATRKSKLALWQSEYIKAELLKHYPDMVIELKTFSTKADKILDVPLAKIGGKGLFTKELEIALENKEADIAVHSLKDVPVEFEEGFVLAALTKRFDPRDAFLSEKYASITDLPKGAIIGTTSLRRRMELKLLRPDIELKDLRGNINTRIAKLKAGEYDAIILAATGVQKLQIEDEVKYFTPISIDEMIPSMGQATLGIETLNNPELVELLSVLHDKNAEIESTIERSFVHTLEGGCQVPIGVKATILDENTVDVRAIVGMPDGSEYVQEKIVINQNDYKTAGQALAQTFIDQGAKELLARAEKVAFK, from the coding sequence ATGAAAAAAATTGTAATAGCAACTAGAAAGAGTAAATTAGCACTTTGGCAAAGTGAATATATCAAAGCTGAGCTTTTAAAACACTATCCAGATATGGTTATAGAACTAAAAACATTTTCAACAAAAGCAGATAAGATATTAGATGTGCCATTAGCAAAAATAGGTGGGAAAGGGCTTTTTACAAAAGAGTTAGAAATAGCACTTGAAAATAAAGAAGCAGATATAGCAGTACACTCTTTAAAAGATGTTCCTGTTGAGTTTGAAGAAGGTTTTGTATTAGCAGCACTTACTAAAAGATTTGATCCAAGAGATGCTTTTTTAAGTGAAAAATATGCAAGTATCACTGACCTACCAAAGGGTGCAATAATAGGAACTACAAGTTTAAGAAGAAGAATGGAGCTAAAACTTTTAAGACCAGATATTGAACTTAAAGATTTAAGAGGAAATATAAATACTAGAATTGCAAAGTTAAAAGCTGGTGAATATGATGCTATTATTTTAGCAGCAACAGGTGTTCAAAAACTTCAAATAGAGGATGAGGTGAAATATTTTACTCCTATTTCTATTGATGAGATGATACCATCTATGGGACAAGCAACTTTAGGTATTGAAACCTTGAATAATCCAGAATTAGTAGAATTATTATCAGTCTTACATGATAAAAATGCTGAAATTGAATCAACCATTGAAAGAAGTTTTGTACATACTTTAGAAGGTGGTTGCCAAGTTCCTATTGGAGTAAAAGCAACTATTTTAGATGAGAATACTGTAGATGTAAGAGCAATAGTTGGAATGCCAGATGGTAGTGAATATGTGCAAGAAAAAATTGTTATTAATCAAAATGATTATAAAACAGCAGGACAAGCACTAGCTCAAACTTTTATTGACCAAGGTGCAAAAGAGTTATTAGCAAGAGCTGAAAAGGTAGCATTTAAATAG
- a CDS encoding hydrolase, translating to MRIDVKNVAFCLVDVQERLYPHMTNKDEIEKNLLTLVKGLQLHEVPFIINEQYKKGIGETIPSLRELVDDYPHFEKTTFSCCKNEETMVAINTLGKKQIIVAGIETHVCVLQTCIDLLQAGYKVILVTDCVTSRKQNDTDVAITRLVQAGVIPTTYESLLFELTVNAKHPQFKGISALVK from the coding sequence ATGAGAATTGATGTAAAAAATGTAGCATTTTGTCTAGTTGATGTTCAAGAAAGACTTTATCCACATATGACAAATAAAGATGAGATAGAAAAGAATCTACTAACTTTAGTAAAAGGTTTACAGCTCCATGAAGTTCCATTTATAATAAATGAACAATATAAAAAAGGTATTGGAGAGACTATTCCTTCTTTAAGAGAGTTAGTTGATGATTATCCACACTTTGAAAAGACTACTTTTTCTTGTTGTAAAAATGAAGAGACAATGGTTGCAATTAATACTTTAGGTAAAAAGCAAATTATAGTTGCAGGAATAGAGACTCATGTTTGTGTGCTTCAAACTTGTATTGACTTGTTACAAGCTGGATACAAAGTAATTTTAGTGACTGATTGTGTTACTTCAAGAAAACAAAATGATACAGATGTGGCAATTACAAGACTTGTTCAAGCAGGTGTGATTCCAACTACTTATGAGTCACTTTTATTTGAACTAACAGTAAATGCAAAACATCCACAATTTAAAGGTATCTCTGCCTTAGTAAAATAG
- the ung gene encoding uracil-DNA glycosylase translates to MKTWQDVINKQKEQEYFQKLENSINHLYETTTVFPDKKNIYKAFDTTPLDELKVVILGQDPYHGTGQAQGLAFSTPKEIKNPPSMVNILKEIKDDITKDSSCLDGDLTPWAKQGVLLLNTILTVEESKPKSHHKLGWEIFTNNIIKHISANCEDIIFILWGAPAIAKTKLIDSNKHYILTAPHPSPLSSYRGFFGCKHFSKTNEILESLGKKEINW, encoded by the coding sequence ATGAAAACTTGGCAAGATGTTATTAATAAACAAAAAGAGCAAGAATATTTCCAAAAACTAGAAAATAGTATCAATCATTTATATGAAACTACAACAGTATTTCCAGATAAAAAGAATATATATAAAGCTTTTGATACAACTCCTTTAGATGAATTAAAAGTTGTAATTCTAGGACAAGATCCATACCATGGAACAGGTCAAGCCCAAGGTTTAGCATTTTCAACTCCAAAAGAGATAAAAAATCCACCCTCAATGGTAAATATCCTAAAAGAGATAAAAGATGATATAACTAAAGATTCTTCTTGTCTTGATGGAGATTTAACACCTTGGGCAAAACAAGGGGTACTCCTTTTAAATACAATCTTGACAGTAGAAGAATCAAAGCCAAAATCACATCACAAACTTGGCTGGGAAATATTTACAAATAATATTATCAAACACATCTCAGCAAACTGTGAAGATATAATCTTCATACTATGGGGAGCACCAGCTATTGCAAAAACAAAATTAATTGATAGCAATAAACACTACATACTAACAGCACCCCACCCTAGCCCATTATCTTCTTATAGAGGATTTTTTGGATGTAAGCACTTTAGTAAAACAAATGAGATATTAGAATCATTGGGAAAAAAAGAAATTAATTGGTAA
- a CDS encoding TIGR03643 family protein, which produces MNYKKQLKPKKDIVDTELQEFDENRLIEMAWQDRVTFDVIKKQYGITENQLKNKMRKLISKKAYDRWRRRVQGRVTKHQKNFNSKELRFQGPW; this is translated from the coding sequence ATGAATTATAAAAAACAATTAAAACCAAAAAAAGACATTGTAGATACAGAACTTCAAGAGTTTGATGAAAATAGACTAATAGAAATGGCTTGGCAAGATAGAGTTACTTTTGATGTTATTAAAAAACAGTATGGAATAACAGAAAATCAACTAAAAAATAAAATGCGAAAACTAATTTCTAAAAAAGCCTATGACAGATGGAGAAGAAGAGTTCAAGGAAGAGTTACAAAACACCAAAAGAACTTCAACTCAAAGGAATTAAGATTTCAAGGTCCATGGTAA
- the prpF gene encoding 2-methylaconitate cis-trans isomerase PrpF: MAYQPQFKVRATYMRGGTSKGTFFNITDLPKEAQENQEAKNRLLQRIVGSPDAYKKQIDGMGGATSSTSKTVIVGKSEVPNHDVDYYFGQVAIDKDFMDWSGNCGNLSSAVGPFAIKEGLVDNVPQNGVCCVKIWQANIKKTILCYVTMADGMVKEIGDYEIDGVTFPAEEIKLEFVEPVDPSEELFPTGNLVDDLEVPGVGTFKATMITAGIPTIFLNADEIGYTGTELQGDINSDVEALKRFETIRIAGAMKMGLMKDAKDAETQQHVPKVAFVAPPSDFTTSTGKTIKANELDLHVRALSMQQLHHAMMGTASVAIGVAACVPGTLVNLAAGGGEKDAVNFGHPSGTLKVGASLTNKDGKYKVEKASMSRSARIIMEGNVFVPAGTMGE; this comes from the coding sequence ATGGCTTACCAACCACAATTTAAAGTAAGAGCAACATATATGAGAGGTGGAACTTCTAAAGGAACATTTTTTAATATAACTGATTTACCTAAAGAGGCTCAAGAAAATCAAGAAGCAAAAAATAGACTTCTTCAAAGAATAGTTGGTTCGCCTGATGCCTATAAAAAACAAATAGATGGTATGGGTGGAGCAACATCAAGTACCTCAAAAACTGTAATAGTTGGAAAAAGTGAAGTTCCTAATCATGATGTTGATTATTACTTTGGTCAAGTTGCTATTGATAAAGATTTTATGGATTGGAGTGGAAACTGTGGAAACCTATCTTCAGCAGTTGGTCCCTTTGCCATAAAAGAGGGTTTAGTTGACAATGTACCCCAAAACGGTGTTTGTTGTGTAAAAATTTGGCAAGCAAATATCAAAAAAACTATACTTTGTTATGTAACAATGGCAGATGGAATGGTTAAAGAAATAGGTGATTATGAAATCGATGGGGTTACTTTTCCAGCTGAAGAGATTAAATTAGAGTTTGTTGAACCTGTTGACCCAAGTGAAGAGTTATTTCCAACTGGTAACTTAGTAGATGATTTAGAAGTTCCAGGTGTTGGTACTTTTAAAGCTACTATGATAACAGCTGGTATTCCTACAATTTTCTTAAATGCTGATGAGATTGGTTACACGGGAACTGAACTTCAAGGAGATATTAACTCTGATGTTGAGGCATTAAAAAGATTTGAAACAATTAGAATAGCAGGTGCTATGAAAATGGGACTTATGAAAGATGCTAAAGATGCAGAAACTCAACAACATGTACCAAAAGTTGCCTTTGTTGCACCACCATCTGATTTTACAACATCTACTGGAAAAACAATAAAAGCAAATGAACTTGATCTGCATGTTAGAGCTTTATCTATGCAACAATTACACCATGCTATGATGGGAACTGCTTCAGTTGCCATTGGAGTTGCGGCTTGCGTTCCGGGTACTTTAGTAAACCTTGCTGCTGGTGGAGGAGAGAAAGATGCTGTAAACTTTGGACACCCATCTGGAACTTTAAAAGTAGGAGCATCTTTAACTAACAAAGATGGTAAATACAAAGTTGAAAAAGCGAGTATGAGCAGAAGTGCAAGAATTATAATGGAAGGTAATGTTTTCGTTCCTGCAGGAACTATGGGAGAATAA